The following DNA comes from Candidatus Zixiibacteriota bacterium.
ATTACATGGATGTTGACCCCTATTGCTGGGATTGCCACATCGAGTCAAAGGAGTAAGGATATGGGTATTGGCAGAAGAAAGTTTATAAAATACGCCGGATTGACCACTGTCGCCGGTATTCTTGGCAGAAATCCCATTGATGTTCTTGCCGATGATGAGCTGCCGGTTAGCTCCGAGCCATTAAAGCCGATTGTTGGCAAGAGGTGGGCGATGGTTGTCAATTTGAAAAAATGCCGTCAAAAAGAGGGCTGTCATGACTGCATCGATGCCTGTCATAATGTTCATAATGTGCCTGATTTCGGTAACCCCAAAGATGAAGTCAAGTGGATATGGAAAGACCGTTTCGAACATGCTTTCACCGAACAGGAACATGAGTATATCAGTGAGGAAGTGAAACACAGCGAGACATTGCTTTTTTGCAATCATTGCGATAATGCGCCCTGCGTTAGAGTTTGCCCAACTCAGGCTACCTGGCAAAGAGATGACGGCATTGTTATGATGGACATGCACAGATGCATCGGCTGCCGCTATTGTCTTGTAGCTTGCCCGTACGGTTCGCGAAGCTTCAACTGGAGAGACCCGCGGCCGTTCATTAAGGAAACAGACCCTAATTTTCCAACCAGAATGAGAGGCGTTGTCGAAAAATGCAATTTCTGCGCCGAACGTCTTGCCAAGGGTCAGATGCCTGCCTGTGTTGAGGCTTGCAGCGAGGGATGTCTTGTATTCGGCGACCTTGAAGACCCCGAATCTGAAGTTCGTGAATTGCTCCGGTCAAATTTTACTATTAGACGCAAACCCGGCTTGGGTACTAAACCTGAAGTCTATTACATAGTGTGAGGTTGATATGTTAGAGAAAGCGCTATATGGAGATAAAAAATACTGGAGCTTAGTATTCATACTTAGCGGATTTATCCTGTTGGGTTTGTTTTTCTACCTCAAGCAGTATCATACCGGCTTAACAATAACCGGCTTGGGTAGAGATGTCAGTTGGGGATTTTATATTGCTCAATTGACATTTTTAGTCGGTGTAGCGGCTTCGGCTGTTATGGTTGTCCTGCCTTATTACCTGCATGATTTCAAGGTATTTGGTAAAATTACAATTCTAGGTGAGTTTTTGGCTATCTCATCGGTAACCATGTGCATGTTGTTTGTCGTAGTAGATTTAGGTCAGCCGTTTCGTATGTTGAATATGTTCTTACATCCGTCTCTAAATTCGATATTATTCTGGGATTCGGTTGTATTATCAGTGTATTTGATGCTCAATTTGATAATTGGCTGGACTATGCTGGGCGCCGAACGCAAAGGCATAGCTCCGCCGAAATGGGTGAAGCCGATTATCTTGCTCTCGATACCCTGGGCAATTAGTATTCATACTGTAACGGCTTTTCTTTATTGCGGCTTAGCCGCCAGACCATTTTGGATGACTGCCGTGTTGGCGCCGCGATTTTTAGCCTCGGCGTTTGCCGCTGGTCCGGCTTTATTGATACTGTTCAGCTTTATCCTCAAAAAGTACACCAAATTTGATGCTGGCAAAGAAGCTGTGCAAAAACTGGCTATAATTGCAACATACGCGATGCTGGCGAATATCTTTTTCATCCTGATGGAGATATTCACTGCCTTTTACAGCAATATCCCCGAGCATATAGATCATTTCAAATTCCTCTTTGTAGGCTTGCAGGGTAATACAATTTTAGTTCCCTGGATGTGGGCATCTTCTATATTAGCGATTATTGCGGCATTGCTTTTAGTAATACCTAAAAGCCGCAATAATACGACAACTCTCGGGATTGCCTGTGTGGCTGTGTTTGTCTCGATATGGATTGACAAAGGTTTGGGAATGATTGTCGCCGGCTTCACGCCATCGCCTTTGCATGTGGTGGCTGATTACTGGCCTACTTGGCCGGAGTTGTTTATCTCTCTTGGTATTTATGGTATCGGCTTCCTGATGGTTGCCGGTTTGTATAAGATTGCTTTATCGGTTAGAGGGGAAGTCTGATAAGGACTAATTGGAATTTATTTCAATGGAAATAGTCGGGGCTGGAAAATCCCAACTATTAAGTGGTTAGAATTTTAATGAAGACTTAATCGCCCCGACTTTTTAGTCGGGGCGAACTTTATCAATAGTCTGCTCATAATGTAAAATTCTGTTTAGAACATCTTATATGTTAATCCAAGCGCTAAGGTTTGTTTGAAGCGTCCCTTAAATGAAATCTCTTTGTCATATAAAAGCTGCATGTAAAGAGAAACCGCAACATATTTTGCTACTGAGGCAGATATCCGATTTTCCCAGTTAATATCGACCGCTTTCCAGTGGTCTTCCACAACCGTTTCAGATTCCGAAAAGAATAACGCTTTGTATAATGACAACTTGGAAGTATAACTAAGCGTCTCAGACAAAGTCTTTTTCAGGTCGGCTACAAATTCAATGCCGCCATCGTTGGTTGTCTTTGTTTCTGTTGTTTTAGCTTGAGCATCAAGTATATTTTTAGTGATAATCTGCCTGATAGCAAAACCGAGTCTGCTTAAAAGGTCGATATTATCAGTTTTGTAAAATTGCCTTGCAGCGCCTGCCGATTCGGTAATTTTGACAGGAGATAAATAACGGTTGATGCTTGGAACCGAAGCATCAAGGAATTGCGACTCAAATCGTAAGCCAACAAAAGGATCAACATAAGATTGAAGAGTAAATAACCCTAAGTTCTCAATATCTATCAGGTCTGTCGATTTTTCCGGTTTAGCCCAGTTCTTTGTAGTTTTATCTTGGATATGAGTCTGCCCAAATGAAAATTTTGATGTGTTTTTAAATTTGAATTTTGGGTAAAATTGTTTTTCGAAAATGCCGTTAGCGTTCCAAACCCAGCTGATATTGCCCGCCTCGCCGCCAGTCCAGTTATCAGAATATGAGTTTTGGGTTAGAGTAAAATCAGTGTCTAATGATTTGGTCCAGGGGTCTGCTTGAAGATTTGTTGTTAACCCTATTAGACCGAAGATAACCAGCATTGCAAATACTTTTTTCATAATTAAATTATTTCCTTTCGCTCGTTTTATTGATCAAATACTATCGATTATCAATTAACAGCTATTTGATGCATGTGAACATCCTGCTGCGGGAATGGTATCGATATTCCTTCAGCGTCAAAAGTTAACTTTACTTTTATTCGGTCGGGCGGCTATCTAAGGAAATCTGCTGTTCTGCTGGATCATCCTTATTAATCTTTGGCGGGAACCCGAAACGTGCCAGGCATGCCGCTCCAAAACCAAGCGGAAGAATAATAAATAACAAAAATCCCAACAACGTCATATTTAATATGAAAAAGACCAGCGAATTGGTTATTAAACCGATAATAAGTAAAACAAGCGGGATCCCTGCCGTAACCAGATTGCCATACCAGAAGGATCTAAACATTCCTTTCTTCCTGAAAACCCTGATGCCTATAATCTGATTAATTGCGATATGAGAAATTATTAATAGAATTATTAGAATAACAGGTTCGCCTAAAACTGCAAGTGGAATTCCGATTACAGATACAAGCAACAATAGCCATGCCAGGAAAGCTCCGATATAGAAAAGATAGCCAAATGCAAACGATTTAAACGGACGATCGCTAAGTTTATTGGTTATTCGATTAAGAGGTCTGGGGAAAACCGATAACGCTAATACGGATAGAATAAGATTTATTATTATTGCTAGCAATAATATGGACTGAATAACTTGATAAACCGAATTATAATCATGCTTGAGGGATATTACGCTAAAAGGAATAGTGGAACCGGTAATTTTTGCGCCTTCTTCCTTTTTGACTCGCCCTCCAATAGTAAAAGCATCACCATGGATATAACCAGAAGAAGCGACATAGATATTACCATTAATAACGACAACATCGCCATTAACATAACCTTTAATCGTTGCATCTCCGCTGACAACCACAACATCTGCATGAACACGCTCGCCTTCTTCGATGACTATGCTTTTCCCCCAACTGGTAATTTCGCGGCTGCCGAGGTCAATTTCCTCCGGGAGCTTTTGGGATAAAATACTGTTTAATTCATCAACACCAATTACAACCAGACCTGAGTCGGTCATAATCTTAACAATCCCATCACTTTCTATTATAATCTCAGGAAATGACGGCATATTGGCAGTATCAAAATATTCAAATTGAAATTTATCAAACGTATCAAATTTGTTAAAATAAGATAGTGAGTCCGACAACAAATCTAAAGAGTCTTTCTTCAATTCTATTATCGGATTGGTATAATTAATATCTTCTTTGTCAGGCGGACCGCTATAGGCAGCTGCCAGACATAAAGATAGAAACAATATTACGAGAAGTATTTGCCGAATGTTTTTAAACATCAATAACTTTCTATGGCAATATCACCGGAAACCGTTTCAATATAAATTTTCCCTGAGCCGCTACCAATTCTGCCTTTAAAATATGAATCTGAGACGGCATTAGTTTTCATGTCCAATTGCGATTCAATGCTGCCGGAAACGGTTTCAATAACTAAATCACCGCCAAATGTTTGAGGCAATTCAAGGTAAACATCGCCTGAAATAGTATTTAAGTTAAATCTGCCTTCTGTGTTCTTTAATAATCTCATCTTTAAAGAACCGGATGTGGATTTAGCGTCTATTTCTCCGGAAATATCTTCGCTTTTCAAATCGCCGGAAGTTGATTGAAATGACAGATCGCCGTCAAGGCTGTATAGTTTCACATCCCCGGAAGTGGTTGATACTTTCAGATTTCCTTTAGCCGTTTCAATAAAACCATCGCCCGATGAGGTTGAAATATCCATATCGCCTTTAATATCTTCGAATTG
Coding sequences within:
- a CDS encoding 4Fe-4S dicluster domain-containing protein — protein: MGIGRRKFIKYAGLTTVAGILGRNPIDVLADDELPVSSEPLKPIVGKRWAMVVNLKKCRQKEGCHDCIDACHNVHNVPDFGNPKDEVKWIWKDRFEHAFTEQEHEYISEEVKHSETLLFCNHCDNAPCVRVCPTQATWQRDDGIVMMDMHRCIGCRYCLVACPYGSRSFNWRDPRPFIKETDPNFPTRMRGVVEKCNFCAERLAKGQMPACVEACSEGCLVFGDLEDPESEVRELLRSNFTIRRKPGLGTKPEVYYIV
- the nrfD gene encoding polysulfide reductase NrfD is translated as MLEKALYGDKKYWSLVFILSGFILLGLFFYLKQYHTGLTITGLGRDVSWGFYIAQLTFLVGVAASAVMVVLPYYLHDFKVFGKITILGEFLAISSVTMCMLFVVVDLGQPFRMLNMFLHPSLNSILFWDSVVLSVYLMLNLIIGWTMLGAERKGIAPPKWVKPIILLSIPWAISIHTVTAFLYCGLAARPFWMTAVLAPRFLASAFAAGPALLILFSFILKKYTKFDAGKEAVQKLAIIATYAMLANIFFILMEIFTAFYSNIPEHIDHFKFLFVGLQGNTILVPWMWASSILAIIAALLLVIPKSRNNTTTLGIACVAVFVSIWIDKGLGMIVAGFTPSPLHVVADYWPTWPELFISLGIYGIGFLMVAGLYKIALSVRGEV
- a CDS encoding DUF3078 domain-containing protein translates to MKKVFAMLVIFGLIGLTTNLQADPWTKSLDTDFTLTQNSYSDNWTGGEAGNISWVWNANGIFEKQFYPKFKFKNTSKFSFGQTHIQDKTTKNWAKPEKSTDLIDIENLGLFTLQSYVDPFVGLRFESQFLDASVPSINRYLSPVKITESAGAARQFYKTDNIDLLSRLGFAIRQIITKNILDAQAKTTETKTTNDGGIEFVADLKKTLSETLSYTSKLSLYKALFFSESETVVEDHWKAVDINWENRISASVAKYVAVSLYMQLLYDKEISFKGRFKQTLALGLTYKMF
- a CDS encoding polymer-forming cytoskeletal protein, with translation MFKNIRQILLVILFLSLCLAAAYSGPPDKEDINYTNPIIELKKDSLDLLSDSLSYFNKFDTFDKFQFEYFDTANMPSFPEIIIESDGIVKIMTDSGLVVIGVDELNSILSQKLPEEIDLGSREITSWGKSIVIEEGERVHADVVVVSGDATIKGYVNGDVVVINGNIYVASSGYIHGDAFTIGGRVKKEEGAKITGSTIPFSVISLKHDYNSVYQVIQSILLLAIIINLILSVLALSVFPRPLNRITNKLSDRPFKSFAFGYLFYIGAFLAWLLLLVSVIGIPLAVLGEPVILIILLIISHIAINQIIGIRVFRKKGMFRSFWYGNLVTAGIPLVLLIIGLITNSLVFFILNMTLLGFLLFIILPLGFGAACLARFGFPPKINKDDPAEQQISLDSRPTE